One Rosa chinensis cultivar Old Blush chromosome 5, RchiOBHm-V2, whole genome shotgun sequence genomic region harbors:
- the LOC112165549 gene encoding uncharacterized protein LOC112165549 yields the protein MAAEFMVKDMQLIRAKNKWGTLRFQTTNLSILISIRNFLLVKLVKCLVQNIVVDVSFNQLGGLCTLCFLEQVDRLIGKHHLFKRSIILIKAWCYCERRVILRDHSMQTTLQNLNLISQVSGDRSFTWRISL from the exons ATGGCTGCTGAGTTTATGGTGAAGGACATGCAGTTAATTCGGGCAAAG AACAAATGGGGGACTCTGAGATTTCAAACCACTAACCTCTCTATTTTGATCAGTATCAGAAACTTTCTTTTG GTTAAGCTTGTAAAGTGCCTTGTGCAAAATATTGTGGTTGATGTATCCTTCAATCAGTTAGGAGGGCTATGTACGTTATGCTTTCTTGAGCAG GTTGATCGCCTCATTGGCAAACATCATCTCTTTAAACGTAGTATCATACTGATTAAGGCATGGTGCTATT GTGAAAGGAGAGTGATACTAAGGGACCACAGTATGCAAACAACACTTCAAAACTTGAATCTGATCTCTCAAGTCAGTGGAGATCGCTCATTCACATGGAGGATATCTTTGTAA